TACTTCCATCGTGAAAGAGAACCAGCCATTGATCCAGCTATCCCGATACTTGCGATTGTGGATTTTGCCTAAGCCCACATACTCCCCTTCGAAATGATGGTCGCGTTCAGGCTGCATCTCAGCAGGTTGTACCGAATCGACAGTTAGCTGCTCAAGCAGCAGGTTATTTTCTATCGCCTCGCGATACTCAGCCTCTGCCAGCTTCCACTCCTCCGGCGTGAATAAATCCCAATACACGGAATAACGATGATCATGCATAGGGTAGAATGGACGAAGCTCATGATCTCCTGTATATCCTAAACCTTTCATCCGGAACACATTTTTGCTCACGATAGACTGGATTAGATTGCCCGTCAGTGTGTCCCGATCTCCGATTAATACGGAAGCAAGGGCGCGATCGCTGTTGACCTCTGCATTTATAGGCCCAAAATCACCTGCGAGCACAAGTGGACCATAGAGGAACGCAATTCGATTCGGATTATCCGGCATCGCTTCGATTCTTATCGACATTGGAATATCGTATGCAACAACGTCTCCATCCTGCCACTCTCTGTCCAGAGTAAGATAGCTGGATTGGCCAACATTCACTGGAATGTCTTCTCCATTTACTTTAACGCTCAAGCCTTGCTCAGCCCAATAAGGATATCTTAGCTTCAATGTAAACTTAGTTGGTTGCGCTGCACTGATCCGCAGTACACCTTGCCCCTCTTCTGGGAATTTCGTCTCTTGCTTCAAACGAATGCCTTGTTCCTTCCAAGTCACTGTTGAAGGTACGTACTGATTGACATACAGCTCATCTTCACTATGGAAGTATATTGCCGAGCCGTACATAGAATGACTTTCCATTCCTGAGCCTACACAGCACGTAAAGCTTTCAAACTGGGAATTGAAAGATTTATGTCCACCCATTTCGAGCGAAACGAAGTAACACACACGTCCATCTACCGGCTCCTGTGAAGCTAAGATGTGGTTATACATCGCTCTTTCATAGTAATCCGCATACGCCGCATACGCATCCCACTGGAACATATGCTTCGTCAGCTTCAGCATGTTGTAGGTGTTGCACGTCTCACAGGAGCCTTCGCCCAGCCGATCATTCAGTTTATCCGGTTCGCCGAAATGCTCATTATAGCTATTGCCACCAATTACATAAGAATGATGATTTACGACCCGATCCCAGAAGAAGCGGGAGATGCCTGCGTAATGATCCTGTCCCGTTACCTCATACTGTCTTGCCGCTCCAATAATCTTCGGGATTTGAGTATTGGCATGTCTTCCTGCTAACGTATCTTTTTGCTCGGTAAGGTCATTAAGAACTTCTCCATGGTAAAAGCTTTCAGCTAAGGCGAGGAAACGATTATCACCGGAATCCTCTGCCAAATCAGTGAGTGCCTCGTTCATACCACCAAACTCACAGCGCAGCATCTCTTGGATCTGATCTTTATTAAGTCCTGCAAATATATCCTCAAGCCACAGCCCCAGCTTCGTTTCAATAACCAATGCCTTCTGATTTTCTGCCAAACGATAAGCATCCCGAAGACCCGCGAACAGCTTATGCATCGTATACAGCGGAACCCAGCCGCCATTAAGGTCAAAGCCCTGCGAGCGAATATCGCCTATCTTCACTTCCTCAAACAGTTCTTTACCACGAGGAATGCCGGAAATAAATCCATTGCCATGCGCTTCCTGACACTGCTCTAATTCATCTACTACATAATTCACGCGTGTAAGCAGCTCTTCATTCCCCGTAGAGGCATACATTAACGCACATCCAGATATATAATGGCCTAGCGTATGACCACTAATGCCCATAGCTTCCCATCCTTCATAATGAGCTGCCTTGGGCTCCAAGCCAGCATATTCACGAAAACGCGACAGTAGCCGATCAGCCTCCAGCTTGAGTAAATAAGCAGTATTTAACTCCATCGCATGGAGAAGTGGGCCAGACTCAATTCGTACGTTATTTAGCTCAAAAGCTTGCGTCTTCAAAGAAATCGCTCCCTCGCAATCTTGTCTAGGTTAGCTGACAAGTGTATATTTGTATCCATAAGATAACACCCTATCGTTGATTTGTCGGTAGATCAGTCAGACAAACAGTGAACAAACCCGACTTATTGAGAAGCGGAGGACAGCATGACCTATTTGAAGACAAGTGCAGATGTACCTGTTCATTTTACGGCGGCAGGTGAATTTATCTCTGAGTCCCCATGGCGGCATGTCGAGCGTGCTATGGGCAACTACGAACTAATCATTGGCGTGAACGAAACGGTCTATTTAAGTGAGGAGAACAAACAATTCGAGGTCGGTCCTGAGGAAGCCCTCCTGCTCATGCCTAATCGCACGCATGTCGGATATAGAGAGTCGCGACCTGGGGTTAAATTTTATTGGTTCCATTTTGAATTAACTAGTGAGGGAACGTTGCTGAGTGGGGAAGAAATGAAAGCGGAGGCTGAAGAAATTTTTTCGCGCCCGCAGCGCCTATGGTCCGTACTCGACCTATATCTGCCGCAGCTCATACGAATCGAACATAGTGACCGGATTCATATTCTAGCGAGTCAAATCCTACATGTAGCCAATTCAGGGTATTTAACCTATTCCAGTGTTAATTATTTGATGACCTCACTCTTAATTGAGCTGTCCGAGCACGCCCTTCAGCCGTTTACCACCAAACTGATTCGCGCGCAGCAAGACGTCACCTTCGTCAAAATCGCCGAATGGACAAGAATACATGTAAGCGAACCTCTTACCGTGGCGATCATCGCGAAGAAATTTAATTACAACAAAGATTATTTAGCTCGGCTGTTTAAGCAGCATACCTCCATGGGGCCACTCGAATATATTCATTCGGTACGTATAAGCAAAGCAAAGGAGCTTCTGACCAGAACGGCACTAAGCGTGAGAGACATCGCCGTAGAGACGGGCTTTACCGACGATAAATATTTCATGCGACTCTTTCGGAAATACGAGAACATGACGCCAACCCAGTATCGTAATGCTTATCATAAGACGTTTATGAATAATAATTGAAGGGAAGCCACTGCGGCTGACTTCAGCACGTTTTGGCAAGAGCATGTAACCACACTCCGTTTACGGAGCGCCCTCATTAAGTGCTGAAGCAGAGAAACGTGGGCTCTGACAGATAATTAGGAAATTCCTCCCTAATTATTCCGGCATTCTGCTTATTAGACTAACAATTAGGGAAATCCTCCCTAAAATTCAACCAATTTGTTGAAAAACATTGACATCACCCCTATTTTCAGGGAGAAATTCCCTGATTTCATTCATTTAAAGCAATTCCCAACATTTTTTAGGGAGCTTTTCCCTGATTACTCTCAATCAAAGGGGCTAACCCTAAGTAGCACTCACTACTTTTGAGACAGCCCCCTCTTCGACATTGAGATTCTATTTTATTGAATCGTTTGCGAGGACAAATTCCATCGCCAACGCGGATCTACACCTTGCAGATGCACCCCTCCATACCACTCATCGATCCCTTTCTTTTCGGCCCAGTCCTCTTTTCCAGACATTACGCTCTTGCCTAGCTCTGTTAATACAAGCTCGCAGTCTTTAAGTTGCATCGATGATTCTTTATAGCCAGGGAATTCTTCTGAACCATCAACTTGCAGCAAGGGATACGGTTGTTCTGCCATCTTTCTTAGAATATGCCAAAATTGCAGATCGCCCATGCCTAAGATGTGAAGCTTATCCCCTACTTTTGCGAACAACTCATACGGAGCGTTAATTCCAGTAAGGATCATCTCCAGCGTGGTCTGTTCTACAATCCCCAGTCCATTATATGTAGATGGGAAACGCGATAAATGCGCCTCGAAAGCGTCATGTGCAAATGGTAAAGCTGACGTATCCGTAGTTAAACATTGTTGCAAAGATTCTGGATTCGGTGATACATATGCTTCCCAGAGTGCTTGGCCAACTTCTAGCTCCTTGTCTCCGATTAACTTCCATGTTCCCGATAAAGTTTCCATTTGCTTCACAGATAGCTGTCCAAGACCCCGAAATAACTCAATTCCCGGATACTCTCCAATGCACAATAAGCTTAGCTTCGTTGATCCCTTCCTCTGCTTTGAGAACCAATGGAGCAAGTAGCATAACATCGTCTGGTCGAATAGATCATGCTCGAACCATAACACCACTTCTTCATATTTATGAAAGTCAGCTAATATTTTTTCCTGACTCTCGCTGCCCTGTATGAATTCCATCTGCGGAATCCCCATCGTTTGCTCCAAATATTGCGCTCGTACTACGCGGTTATCCTTTTCTGTAGGCTCTAAAAAGACCGGCCCATGAGAATATACCTCTCTCCATACTAGTACATCACCTTTCACGATTCCTTGACGCAGCTTATCTCCCACTACATCTCCATTTACTATATGAAGCACACCTTTTCCTCCTTCGTACAGTTGGTTGAACACAGAAAGAACATCAGCTACAGGTAGTGCACCTTTCAGCTTGCGGCGAGCATCAAAAAGACGCTTCTTCAATACCGAAACCGAAGTCCCTAAGAAATCAGCAATCTCTTGTAAAGAGTATCCTTGAAAATAATATAATTGAACGGCGATCCGCATATTGGACGTTAATGCAGCTATAGACTCGAGTACGAGTCGCTGGGCTTCTTTTTTCTCAATGATGTCTGCAACAGAAAATGAGGATTCTGTCGCTTGCACAGCTTCATCGTAGGGTAATGCAGGATGCTGCTTTCTTCGTAAAATACGATAACATTGCCTTGCCACAATAGCTTTAAACCAACCCGGGAACGCTTCTACTGCTTGTAATTTATTCAAATGTAAAAAGGCTTCTGTGAAGGCTTCTTGCACTGCATCTTCCGCTAATTGATAATCATGCAGCTTTTCGTACGCTACTGCATTTGCCATCGGTGTAAAATGCCTAACGATCTGTTCAAAAGCTTGACGGTCTCCTTGCCTAGCCTCTTCGATATATTGAAACATCTTCCCCCGCTCCCTTCTTCCGTATTATATACAAGTGCCAGTGAAGTTCCCAAAGGTTACGGATGAGGTATTCAATATTTGAACCACAAGCTAGTTCCATATATGATAGCTATATCATCGTTCTCAGGGAGGATTCATCCAAGTGGCCGTATTAATCAACGAACAAATTAGAGCGTCCGAAGTAGTGCTTACTGGACTTAGAGGTGAGAAGCTAGGCATTGTGTCCAGAGAAGAGGCATTGGCAATGGCTCGTTCAGCAGGTGCCGATCTCGTATGCACCTCGCTAATGAGCAACCCGCCACCTTGCAGCCTGACCGCGAAGGGCAAGGCAAAAGCTGCCGCACAGAAGGAAGCAGCGGCAACACGCAAGGCGAGCGCAGGCAACGCAGCAAAAGGGGGCAGCAAGGAGAAGGTCAAGGAACTGCGCTTCACTGCTCATATTGAAGAGCATGATTACGATACGAAGCTTCGTCAGGCAGAGAAGCATCTCCGCTCCGGTAAGCCAGTACAATTAGTCGTGAAGGCATCCGGCGTCAAAGAATCCGCCGCTTCCAAGGCCGTGATCGAGCGACTAGTGACTGACCTGAAGGAAGTCGGAACGAGGGACACTGGCATCCAGACAGGCGGTAAAGGTTCGCAGGTGAAATTAAATCCGCGTTGAAGAGTGGAATTTCAGATAAAGTAGGCTCAAAACCAAAATTAGTGGACCATTTCATGAGAAAGCTGCTGCTGCTCTCTGCAAATGTAGCTTTATTGCGATCAGAATTGCGTTCGGACACCACAGCCCTTATTCGTAACAATTTCGCTGTTCTGGGATGCTAACGGACTTCAGAGACTTTATATCGCTAAAATAGCACGATATCCCTCTATTTATGCCAAATAAGATCTCTCGAGTCCGCAACTTCCTCCAAAAGGCTTAAAATGCACAAATAGCTGCATCTAAGTCCGTTAGCACAATAGCAAGTGAAAACCAGAAAATGGGCAAGGGGCACGAGTCTTATATGCAAGCAAAAACGCCTTCGGTGTCCCTAAAGGACGGTAAGCGTTTATGCATAAATAGAAGGATAATGTATGGTGTCAAACTTATACTTTCTTATATTTTAAAAAAAGCCATCCTCTGCGGGATGGCCTTTCACTCCATAGGAAGCTCTTAATCATTCACTTCAAACATGATTGCCCATCAATCCTCTTGGACGATAGTTCATACCACCAGCATACAGGTGGGAGACATCTCCCAGTCCAATACATCTTGGAACCGCAAAGTGCTCACTGCGCTCTTCAAACAAGATCGTCGTTACCGAGCTTGGCGCTAGCCAAAATACGGACCAAGCCAAGGCTAAAGGAATCTGCAACAAATGGGCTAGCCATGCGAGGCCAAAGCCACCGTGGCATACTACTCCAATCTTCTTG
This window of the Paenibacillus sp. FSL R10-2734 genome carries:
- a CDS encoding sigma-70 family RNA polymerase sigma factor, with protein sequence MFQYIEEARQGDRQAFEQIVRHFTPMANAVAYEKLHDYQLAEDAVQEAFTEAFLHLNKLQAVEAFPGWFKAIVARQCYRILRRKQHPALPYDEAVQATESSFSVADIIEKKEAQRLVLESIAALTSNMRIAVQLYYFQGYSLQEIADFLGTSVSVLKKRLFDARRKLKGALPVADVLSVFNQLYEGGKGVLHIVNGDVVGDKLRQGIVKGDVLVWREVYSHGPVFLEPTEKDNRVVRAQYLEQTMGIPQMEFIQGSESQEKILADFHKYEEVVLWFEHDLFDQTMLCYLLHWFSKQRKGSTKLSLLCIGEYPGIELFRGLGQLSVKQMETLSGTWKLIGDKELEVGQALWEAYVSPNPESLQQCLTTDTSALPFAHDAFEAHLSRFPSTYNGLGIVEQTTLEMILTGINAPYELFAKVGDKLHILGMGDLQFWHILRKMAEQPYPLLQVDGSEEFPGYKESSMQLKDCELVLTELGKSVMSGKEDWAEKKGIDEWYGGVHLQGVDPRWRWNLSSQTIQ
- a CDS encoding beta-L-arabinofuranosidase domain-containing protein → MKTQAFELNNVRIESGPLLHAMELNTAYLLKLEADRLLSRFREYAGLEPKAAHYEGWEAMGISGHTLGHYISGCALMYASTGNEELLTRVNYVVDELEQCQEAHGNGFISGIPRGKELFEEVKIGDIRSQGFDLNGGWVPLYTMHKLFAGLRDAYRLAENQKALVIETKLGLWLEDIFAGLNKDQIQEMLRCEFGGMNEALTDLAEDSGDNRFLALAESFYHGEVLNDLTEQKDTLAGRHANTQIPKIIGAARQYEVTGQDHYAGISRFFWDRVVNHHSYVIGGNSYNEHFGEPDKLNDRLGEGSCETCNTYNMLKLTKHMFQWDAYAAYADYYERAMYNHILASQEPVDGRVCYFVSLEMGGHKSFNSQFESFTCCVGSGMESHSMYGSAIYFHSEDELYVNQYVPSTVTWKEQGIRLKQETKFPEEGQGVLRISAAQPTKFTLKLRYPYWAEQGLSVKVNGEDIPVNVGQSSYLTLDREWQDGDVVAYDIPMSIRIEAMPDNPNRIAFLYGPLVLAGDFGPINAEVNSDRALASVLIGDRDTLTGNLIQSIVSKNVFRMKGLGYTGDHELRPFYPMHDHRYSVYWDLFTPEEWKLAEAEYREAIENNLLLEQLTVDSVQPAEMQPERDHHFEGEYVGLGKIHNRKYRDSWINGWFSFTMEVLPEEQVDLVVTYLKSNDTSVAFDIMADGEQLGLGALESEEMNELETLRYELPQTITSGKSAVTIKFASHEGYKVGQVAGLRIVKRNS
- the infC gene encoding translation initiation factor IF-3, producing the protein MAVLINEQIRASEVVLTGLRGEKLGIVSREEALAMARSAGADLVCTSLMSNPPPCSLTAKGKAKAAAQKEAAATRKASAGNAAKGGSKEKVKELRFTAHIEEHDYDTKLRQAEKHLRSGKPVQLVVKASGVKESAASKAVIERLVTDLKEVGTRDTGIQTGGKGSQVKLNPR
- a CDS encoding AraC family transcriptional regulator; translation: MTYLKTSADVPVHFTAAGEFISESPWRHVERAMGNYELIIGVNETVYLSEENKQFEVGPEEALLLMPNRTHVGYRESRPGVKFYWFHFELTSEGTLLSGEEMKAEAEEIFSRPQRLWSVLDLYLPQLIRIEHSDRIHILASQILHVANSGYLTYSSVNYLMTSLLIELSEHALQPFTTKLIRAQQDVTFVKIAEWTRIHVSEPLTVAIIAKKFNYNKDYLARLFKQHTSMGPLEYIHSVRISKAKELLTRTALSVRDIAVETGFTDDKYFMRLFRKYENMTPTQYRNAYHKTFMNNN